One window of Triticum dicoccoides isolate Atlit2015 ecotype Zavitan chromosome 5A, WEW_v2.0, whole genome shotgun sequence genomic DNA carries:
- the LOC119298403 gene encoding SKP1-like protein 4 isoform X1 codes for MKMVRLRSSDGEEFEVAEETIGAASVMIKGMLEDDVAVDVIPLPNVTGRILSRILDYVNRHFSDPVGVTSSCPGADDTLRRFDDSFVHVDQDTLFDLLLAVGLRPSCTIVSHGKLASFTRQLGLSPCMLLLSETTDSYVSHVPPYTHIFLPATTTCKTEINMKIHDQD; via the exons ATGAAGATGGTTCGTCTCCGCAGCTCCGACGGCGAGGAGTTCGAGGTGGCGGAGGAGACCATCGGCGCGGCGTCGGTGATGATCAAGGGCATGCTAGAGGACGACGTCGCCGTCGACGTGATCCCGCTCCCCAACGTGACCGGCCGCATCCTCTCCCGCATCCTCGACTACGTCAACAGGCACTTCTCCGACCCCGTCGGCGTCACCTCGTCCTGCCCCGGCGCCGACGACACCCTCAGGCGGTTCGACGACTCCTTCGTCCATGTCGATCAGGACACCCTCTTCGACCTCCTCCTC GCCGTTGGCTTGAGACCATCATGCACCATCGTCTCACACGGCAAGCTAGCCAGCTTCACGCGGCAGCTCGGACTTTCTCCATGCATGCTTCTCCTATCTGAAACTACTGACTCGTACGTATCACACGTACCTCCGTACACACACATTTTTCTACCTGCAACTACTACATGCAAGACTGAAATAAACATgaagatacatgatcaagattaa